A part of Streptomyces sp. NBC_01235 genomic DNA contains:
- a CDS encoding alpha/beta fold hydrolase, with amino-acid sequence MGERWDVRRAGATNASHRVLMIPGGLCTTEFYADLMAEPAVAGLGMIAVTQPGFGHTEAPEDVSMEHYARLMARFAAEAGCDAVVGHSLGANVAIEMAALGLFEGPLVLLSPTFSRGDEPRFLTVLDAVGRVPGLGAAAWTAMLKLLPRAVRHELPPRRAEALAAVMGGNDPAACRRMVRGYYAYLDRYPSLVPRLCGAGVPAWVVRGDRDTIGLTDDERRDLRACPHVRMVTVADAGHLLLVEQPAAVAEIVAEAATASVR; translated from the coding sequence ATGGGTGAGCGTTGGGATGTCCGCCGAGCGGGCGCCACGAACGCCTCGCACCGGGTGCTGATGATTCCGGGCGGGCTGTGCACCACCGAGTTCTACGCGGACCTCATGGCCGAGCCGGCCGTGGCGGGGCTGGGGATGATCGCGGTGACCCAGCCGGGGTTCGGGCACACAGAGGCTCCCGAGGACGTGTCCATGGAGCACTACGCCCGGCTGATGGCGCGCTTCGCCGCCGAGGCCGGTTGCGACGCCGTCGTCGGGCACAGCCTGGGCGCGAACGTGGCGATCGAGATGGCCGCGCTGGGCCTCTTCGAGGGCCCGCTGGTGCTGCTGTCGCCGACCTTCTCGCGCGGCGACGAGCCGAGGTTCCTGACCGTGCTGGACGCCGTGGGCCGGGTGCCCGGGCTGGGCGCCGCGGCCTGGACGGCCATGCTCAAGCTGCTGCCCCGGGCCGTGAGACACGAACTGCCGCCGCGGCGCGCCGAGGCGCTGGCGGCGGTCATGGGCGGCAACGACCCGGCTGCCTGCCGCCGGATGGTACGGGGCTACTACGCCTACCTGGACCGGTATCCGTCGCTGGTCCCGAGGCTGTGCGGGGCGGGTGTGCCCGCCTGGGTGGTGCGTGGTGACCGCGACACGATCGGCCTGACGGACGACGAGCGGCGCGACCTGCGGGCCTGTCCGCACGTCCGCATGGTCACCGTCGCGGACGCGGGGCACCTCCTTCTCGTCGAGCAGCCGGCCGCGGTCGCCGAGATCGTCGCGGAGGCGGCCACGGCGTCGGTGCGCTGA
- a CDS encoding class I SAM-dependent methyltransferase, whose product MSQESQESEPAGTRERIAALRPAYQADIAAGPDRFFEPRSTSCPWCGSDELTTRLRTTDLLQHKPGRFVLDRCEACGHTFQNPRLSAEGLEFYYRDFYDGLGEKKLGDTFGGRTKMYRGRAESMLPHDPEPKTWLDVGTGHGHFCAAAREVLPGTTFDGLDFTDGVELAEREGRVEHGYRGSFPDLAPELAARYDVVSMFHYLEHSTDPDRELRAAREAVRPGGHLLIEVPDPESRYARLLGRWWLPWLQPQHLHFVPVANLRERLARLGFTVVAEQHAEPHDPVDLLAAVWLALDHAAPRDDAPWLPERPGALRRTLRAALLVAGIPALIAGTLLDRFAVRPLSHRLGVSNAYRIVARRD is encoded by the coding sequence ATGAGCCAAGAGAGCCAAGAGAGCGAGCCCGCCGGAACCCGCGAGCGGATCGCCGCGCTGCGCCCCGCCTACCAGGCGGACATCGCGGCCGGCCCGGACCGCTTCTTCGAGCCCCGGAGCACCTCCTGCCCCTGGTGCGGCTCGGACGAACTGACCACCCGGCTGCGCACCACCGACCTGCTCCAGCACAAACCGGGCCGCTTCGTCCTGGACCGCTGCGAGGCCTGCGGGCACACCTTCCAGAACCCCCGGCTCAGCGCGGAGGGCCTGGAGTTCTACTACCGGGACTTCTACGACGGGCTGGGCGAGAAGAAGCTCGGCGACACCTTCGGGGGCCGTACGAAGATGTACCGGGGGCGGGCCGAGTCGATGCTGCCGCACGACCCCGAGCCGAAGACCTGGCTGGACGTCGGCACCGGGCACGGTCACTTCTGCGCGGCCGCCCGGGAGGTGCTGCCCGGGACGACGTTCGACGGGCTCGACTTCACCGACGGCGTCGAACTCGCCGAACGGGAGGGGCGGGTGGAGCACGGGTACCGGGGCAGCTTCCCCGACCTCGCGCCCGAACTGGCCGCCCGCTACGACGTGGTGAGCATGTTCCACTACCTGGAGCACAGCACCGATCCCGACCGTGAGCTGCGCGCCGCCCGGGAGGCGGTCCGTCCCGGCGGCCATCTGCTCATCGAGGTGCCCGACCCCGAGAGCCGCTACGCCCGGCTGCTCGGCCGCTGGTGGCTGCCCTGGCTCCAGCCGCAGCACCTGCACTTCGTACCGGTGGCCAACCTGCGGGAACGGCTCGCGAGGCTGGGCTTCACGGTGGTCGCGGAGCAGCACGCCGAGCCGCACGACCCGGTCGACCTGCTGGCCGCCGTCTGGCTGGCGCTGGACCACGCGGCGCCCCGCGACGACGCGCCCTGGCTGCCCGAACGGCCGGGCGCGCTGCGCCGCACGCTGCGCGCGGCCCTGCTCGTCGCCGGGATTCCGGCGCTGATCGCGGGCACCCTGCTCGACCGGTTCGCGGTGCGGCCGCTGTCGCACCGGCTGGGCGTGTCCAACGCGTACCGGATCGTGGCCAGACGCGACTGA
- a CDS encoding 4-oxalomesaconate tautomerase: protein MTGVPEEVPCLLMRGGTSKGAYFLADDLPAEPALRDELLLRVMGSPDPRQIDGLGGAHPLTSKVAVVSASADPRADVDYLFLQVAVDRPEVSDRQNCGNILAGIGPFAVERGLVAAGEEETAVRIRMVNSGDYATATFPTPGGRVRYTGDAEISGVPGSAAPVLIEFAPGAGPLLPTGNVRDVIDGVPVTCVDNGMPTVLVEATALKVTGYESPRDLEEDLALADRLRTIRLEAGRLMGLGDVSDATVPKLTLLAAPRDGGAVTTRTFIPVRCHTSIGVLGAAGVAAGLRIEGSVGAELAQIDSDSDRVRIEHPTGFLDIESSFGTTSDGMPSARRTAVVRTARKIFDGTVFPRSAETAPIPPHPQGGQR, encoded by the coding sequence GTGACCGGCGTACCCGAGGAGGTGCCCTGTCTGCTGATGCGGGGCGGCACCTCCAAGGGCGCCTACTTCCTCGCCGACGACCTTCCCGCCGAACCGGCCCTGCGCGACGAGCTGTTGCTGCGGGTCATGGGCAGCCCGGACCCGCGCCAGATCGACGGCCTGGGCGGCGCGCATCCGCTCACCAGCAAGGTGGCCGTGGTCTCGGCCTCGGCCGACCCACGCGCCGACGTCGACTACCTCTTCCTCCAAGTCGCCGTGGACCGACCGGAGGTGAGTGACCGTCAGAACTGCGGGAACATCCTCGCGGGCATCGGCCCGTTCGCCGTCGAACGCGGACTCGTCGCGGCGGGGGAGGAGGAGACCGCCGTCCGTATCCGCATGGTCAACAGCGGTGACTACGCGACGGCGACCTTCCCGACGCCCGGCGGCCGGGTGCGGTACACCGGCGACGCCGAGATATCGGGCGTACCGGGGTCGGCCGCGCCCGTGCTGATCGAGTTCGCGCCGGGCGCGGGTCCGCTGCTGCCCACGGGGAACGTCCGGGACGTGATCGACGGCGTCCCCGTGACCTGCGTGGACAACGGCATGCCGACGGTCCTCGTCGAGGCCACCGCCCTCAAGGTCACCGGCTACGAGTCACCTCGGGACCTGGAGGAGGACCTCGCCCTCGCCGACCGGCTCCGCACGATCCGCCTCGAGGCGGGCCGCCTGATGGGCCTCGGCGACGTCTCGGACGCCACCGTGCCCAAGCTCACGCTGCTCGCCGCGCCCCGTGACGGCGGCGCGGTCACCACCCGCACCTTCATTCCGGTGCGCTGCCACACCTCGATCGGTGTGCTCGGTGCGGCCGGCGTGGCCGCCGGGCTGCGGATCGAAGGCAGCGTGGGTGCCGAGCTTGCGCAGATTGATTCCGACAGTGACCGAGTTCGCATAGAACACCCCACCGGATTCCTGGACATCGAAAGTAGCTTCGGAACCACCTCTGACGGCATGCCCTCCGCCCGCCGTACCGCCGTGGTCCGCACCGCCCGCAAGATCTTCGACGGCACCGTCTTCCCCAGGTCCGCCGAGACGGCCCCGATTCCCCCGCACCCCCAAGGAGGTCAACGATGA
- a CDS encoding alpha/beta hydrolase fold domain-containing protein produces MSIMARPAVAARAAKALQGLTRLSSRRSGGPGSAAAWQSRFPEYPHDVRELTIPTSVAPAPVTVYAPPAGTATRPPVHVNFHGGGFVISAPEVDDALCRLLAVEAGVVVVNVKYVVAPQHPFPAPTTQAYDVVRWVAAHGAEQGWEGGRLTVGGQSAGGALAAAVARQALEQGGPPIALQVLHYPPLDLATPAKDKKATVAKPMLRPWMGEIFDSSYVPDPRERAHRLVSPAGAADTADLKGIAPALVITAHQDRLRNEATRYAERLDTAGALVELHDVGGADHGYDTKDDEKARATYTLIARHIRRATDAEVSGAS; encoded by the coding sequence ATGTCCATCATGGCCAGACCCGCGGTGGCCGCTCGCGCCGCCAAGGCGCTGCAGGGCCTCACCCGGCTGTCGAGCCGACGCTCCGGAGGCCCCGGCTCCGCGGCCGCCTGGCAGTCCCGCTTCCCTGAATACCCGCACGACGTACGGGAGTTGACGATCCCGACCTCGGTCGCCCCGGCCCCGGTCACGGTGTACGCGCCCCCGGCCGGGACGGCGACGCGTCCGCCCGTGCACGTCAACTTCCACGGCGGCGGCTTTGTCATCTCGGCCCCGGAAGTGGACGACGCGCTGTGCCGGCTCCTCGCCGTGGAGGCAGGAGTGGTCGTGGTCAACGTCAAGTACGTCGTCGCCCCGCAGCACCCGTTCCCGGCGCCGACCACACAGGCGTACGACGTCGTCCGGTGGGTCGCGGCGCACGGCGCCGAGCAGGGCTGGGAGGGCGGGCGGCTCACCGTGGGCGGGCAGAGCGCGGGCGGCGCGCTCGCCGCGGCCGTGGCCCGGCAGGCCCTGGAGCAGGGCGGGCCGCCGATCGCGCTGCAGGTACTGCACTATCCCCCGCTGGATCTCGCGACACCGGCCAAGGACAAGAAGGCGACCGTCGCCAAGCCCATGCTGCGCCCCTGGATGGGGGAGATCTTCGACTCCTCCTATGTGCCGGATCCCCGTGAGCGCGCCCACCGGCTCGTCTCGCCCGCGGGCGCCGCGGACACCGCCGATCTCAAGGGCATCGCCCCGGCGCTGGTGATCACGGCCCACCAGGACCGGCTCAGGAACGAGGCGACGCGGTACGCCGAGCGGCTGGACACGGCAGGTGCCCTCGTCGAGCTCCACGACGTCGGCGGAGCCGACCACGGCTACGACACGAAGGACGACGAAAAGGCCCGCGCCACCTACACCCTCATCGCCCGTCACATCAGGCGGGCGACCGACGCCGAGGTCTCCGGCGCGTCGTGA
- a CDS encoding VOC family protein — MTPPLGDIAHIGHVQLFTPDLDASVGFFTDYLGLTVNGQDGDTVHLRTFDDYEHHSLVLTAREQPGLGRLALRTSSEEALRRRVEAVEGAGGTGHWVEDEPGLGKLYVTTDPDGHEHALYWESEHYQAPDELKPALKNQPQAKPNRGVGVRRLDHINFLAADVLANSEFQERVLGARPTEQIRLDTGTVAARWLTYTNKSYDVVYTSDWTGRAGRLHHVAFATDTREDILRAADLAIDSGVFIETGPHKHAIQQTFFLYVYEPGGNRVELCNPLTRLVLAPDWPLITWTEEERRKGQAWGLKTIESFHTHGTPPVA; from the coding sequence ATGACTCCGCCGCTCGGCGACATCGCCCACATCGGCCACGTCCAGCTCTTCACCCCGGACCTGGATGCCAGCGTCGGCTTCTTCACCGACTACCTGGGGCTCACCGTCAACGGGCAGGACGGCGACACCGTCCACCTGCGGACCTTCGACGACTACGAGCACCACAGCCTGGTGCTCACCGCCCGCGAGCAGCCCGGTCTCGGCCGGCTCGCCCTGCGCACCTCCAGTGAGGAGGCCCTCAGGCGCCGTGTCGAGGCGGTCGAGGGGGCGGGCGGCACCGGCCACTGGGTCGAGGACGAACCCGGCCTCGGCAAGCTGTACGTCACCACCGACCCGGACGGCCACGAGCACGCGCTGTACTGGGAGAGCGAGCACTACCAGGCTCCCGACGAGCTCAAACCCGCGCTGAAGAACCAGCCGCAGGCCAAGCCCAACCGGGGGGTGGGCGTCCGGCGCCTGGACCACATCAACTTCCTCGCCGCCGACGTGCTGGCCAACTCCGAGTTCCAGGAACGGGTGCTCGGCGCGCGTCCCACGGAGCAGATCCGGCTCGACACGGGCACGGTCGCGGCGCGCTGGCTGACGTACACGAACAAGTCGTACGACGTCGTCTACACCTCGGACTGGACCGGCAGAGCCGGCCGGCTGCACCACGTCGCCTTCGCGACCGACACCCGCGAGGACATCCTGCGGGCGGCCGACCTCGCCATCGACAGCGGTGTGTTCATCGAGACGGGCCCGCACAAGCACGCCATCCAGCAGACGTTCTTCCTGTACGTCTACGAGCCCGGCGGCAACCGCGTCGAGCTGTGCAACCCGCTCACGCGGCTGGTGCTGGCGCCCGACTGGCCGCTGATCACCTGGACCGAGGAGGAGCGCAGGAAGGGCCAGGCCTGGGGGCTGAAGACCATCGAGTCGTTCCACACCCACGGGACGCCACCGGTCGCCTGA
- a CDS encoding MFS transporter, with product MSSSPSRSLSARGSRLALLVVGLCWLAVLFDGLDMFIYGSVLPHLLETKTFGLTPDTAGDLGSYATFGMLVGALTAGTVADRIGRKKLMVGCVVLFSLASGVCATAGGVEVFGLGRTLAGVGLGGLLPTAISMVSDYAPRGRGAIVIGLLMTAHHAGGILSAYVAKWLIDPVGWRAAFWVCVLPLLFAPVLAKLLPESLSFLVARGRIEEARELAARHDVELPAAKSGKQGAADRWNALRDLFRGGERTQTLLYWLASFGGLLLVYGVATWLPTLMRAEGYALGSALSFVVVFNLGGIVGMLVAGRAADRFGAPRISAVWFALTAAGVFLLSVHMPTSVTMIVVFLTGVFLNSAQTMIYATVSIRSHADNRATAVGWTSGMGRFGAVFGPWLGGQLLAANHGDWGFTAFAIAGLSSMVFIGIAALRSSEQAPQGADQELVGAH from the coding sequence ATGTCCTCCTCCCCCTCCCGCTCCCTGTCCGCCCGCGGCAGCAGACTGGCCCTCCTGGTCGTCGGTCTGTGCTGGCTGGCCGTGCTCTTCGACGGCCTCGACATGTTCATCTACGGCTCGGTGCTGCCTCACCTGCTGGAGACCAAGACCTTCGGCCTCACCCCGGACACGGCCGGCGACCTCGGCAGCTACGCCACCTTCGGCATGCTGGTCGGCGCCCTGACCGCGGGCACCGTCGCCGACCGGATCGGGCGCAAGAAGCTGATGGTCGGCTGCGTGGTCCTCTTCTCCCTCGCCTCCGGCGTCTGCGCGACAGCAGGCGGCGTCGAGGTCTTCGGCCTCGGCCGGACCCTGGCGGGCGTCGGCCTGGGCGGCCTGCTGCCCACCGCGATCAGCATGGTCTCCGACTACGCCCCGCGTGGCCGCGGCGCGATCGTCATCGGCCTGCTGATGACCGCCCACCACGCCGGCGGCATCCTCTCCGCCTACGTCGCCAAGTGGCTCATCGACCCGGTCGGCTGGCGTGCCGCCTTCTGGGTGTGCGTGCTGCCGCTGCTCTTCGCGCCGGTGCTCGCCAAGCTGCTGCCCGAGTCGCTGAGCTTCCTCGTCGCCAGGGGCCGCATCGAGGAGGCCCGTGAACTGGCCGCCCGCCACGACGTCGAACTGCCCGCCGCCAAGTCCGGCAAGCAGGGCGCGGCCGACCGCTGGAACGCGCTGCGGGACCTCTTCCGCGGCGGTGAGCGGACCCAGACCCTGCTGTACTGGCTGGCCTCCTTCGGCGGTCTCCTTCTCGTGTACGGCGTCGCCACCTGGCTGCCCACCCTGATGCGCGCCGAGGGCTACGCGCTCGGCTCCGCACTGTCCTTCGTGGTCGTCTTCAACCTCGGCGGCATCGTGGGCATGCTGGTCGCCGGGCGCGCCGCCGACCGGTTCGGCGCCCCGCGCATCTCGGCGGTCTGGTTCGCCCTGACGGCCGCCGGCGTGTTCCTGCTCAGCGTCCACATGCCGACGAGCGTGACGATGATCGTCGTCTTCCTCACGGGAGTCTTCCTCAACAGCGCCCAGACGATGATCTACGCGACGGTCTCCATCCGCTCCCACGCGGACAACCGGGCCACGGCCGTCGGCTGGACCTCCGGCATGGGCCGCTTCGGCGCCGTCTTCGGCCCGTGGCTCGGTGGCCAGCTGCTCGCCGCGAACCACGGCGACTGGGGCTTCACCGCCTTCGCGATCGCCGGCCTGTCGTCCATGGTCTTCATCGGCATCGCCGCACTGCGCAGCTCCGAGCAGGCACCGCAGGGCGCCGACCAGGAGCTGGTCGGCGCCCACTGA